The genome window AAAAACGATAGCTgttcgatctacgccacaccgttggatgagggaacataacgcctccagaagttaatggccgcgcctcgtaaattgtagcgcgtcagaagtaacggtccgcacgcgcgccacacgctctccttatttccaccctctcccaaaatatcaaaaccccgtcttttcctcctcggagggagatagaaaccggagttttgaggggctaatgtggggcccggcccagaaataatgggctattccaaattcaggcccatccgaggagcgtcctgtccgaagagaaaccacgtatgaagcattactcaatcccataaacgccaaggaaacctgtccgaggagtaactcctcctcggacatcacgaagcccagacgaggaactctccccagccacttcggttcgtcctcccaacatataaaatgaataaaatccaaaatatcccatggagagctaccaccacattaattgcgcccccaaccaccctcttggccgcattaatgaggaaatgacccctgaacagtaccgccttggcctctgcaactcacatggggagagataaaggcgtctgatgggacagccactcaagtatgtgcttagatagtcaacaagtgtagggttgagatgagagaagggaactatataatgtagtggagtcccttaaaGAGGGGGACGAAAatttctgtatgaggaactaaagaaataaacttatatggGAGAGATCcattttcatgtctttattttctgcaaccataTTGCCCATGCATCAGACTGAATAGACACGCTaaggccaagttctttgacccatcctctacaaatatttattgtgggttgcgctttgggccaggacctgatcaatcgaatttgggccaggaaaatcgtgcaactacaatattaattaattaattgttttatttccATTgcattgtattttaatttttcaacaaTTATATACCTTATTGTTTTATCTTATAagtgttttacacacacacacacacacacacacacacacacacacatatatatatatatactttttaaaagaaattgtgaTTAGTAGTCATGTTTATGACCTTGGTAAACTATTTAAAataagacaaaatttagttacagtATCTTAGGTTTCTCTTTTAAGATTCAGCTATGTGGCTATTCTAATGTCCAAGCACCACAAGAGATGTTGGAACCATTGAGATATACATTTAACCccaatattataaaaataaataaattattttcttgtgATTAGTGATATATTAGGTTATAAAgctttatataataaaattagtagtattccattcataattgattcactatatattttgatgtaTGCATCAAAGACATGCAACTCAGCTATTCAATTGCGGGAGAAAGGTCAAGTGGTGCTGCGCGATGTCCCTCTGAAGCATTTAGGGTCAGTCCATCTCGAGAAAGGAGTCGTCGATTCCCATTTTGAGGTAAACTCCCCTAATTGTATCTATGCTATCATGGGAAATTAGTTTGAGGTTTACATTTATATTACTTTGTTTTAGAAGAACATTTATATTACTAATTTCAAACATGGTATTTTAGTAAAGATATAGAAGAACATGTAGATACATTTGCATTGTGTAGTATTTGATTTTCTGATGATTTAGGTGGTGAAAGAAGCGCTACTAGGAACAATCAAAGAGGCAGTTGGAGAAAGTTGGAGTGATGAGATGGGCGGAGCCTGGGGTGAAGCCTACGATCAGTTGGCTGCAACTATCAAGACTCAGATGGAAGAAGAAGCTGCTCAGCCTCAGTTATCTTCAAATTAACTtttctatgtatatatatactagtggCATTTGAACGTGTCATGCTCATTCTCCACACCGTTTGCAAAAGATAATTTGAAGACTTTTAACTCCCATGTGTTACTGTTCATTAGTTTCCAAGTGATTGTAGAGAAAAATTAATggttgtgtaatttatgcttgaGTTATGTTATGGAGTGTCatacataaagaaataaaatataataattaaagaagtgttataattcaaaatataacAAGTGAACATGATGGAAAAGGATTGATCCTCTCTATTTGATGAGAAGggtaatttcattttcaaattaaaaattaaaaatttaaaaatatgttcaataaaattttaaatgacatgacactctatacaaattaaatttttagaaaataaaatcttaacctTAAAATAAAGTTTCTCCATTTCACTAATGGAGAATCTTGTGCTAAGTTTGACCTGCCTAATAAActttttgtggaaaaaaaaaaaaaagatgacatCATCCACAACTGccatggaaaagaaaattaatgatGGTGGACGGCAGTCTCAAGAGAAGCAAAACAAGAAGGGTGAGATTGAGGGAATAAGTCAAAACTATGAAGATAATTGAGACTTCATAAGAAAAATTGAGACTGcaaaaggaaatgaaaaaaaaattgaaattgaggaAAAGTGttggaaaagatattttgaaattttgggttactccgtttgtttgtgtgtgcatatatatatatatatatatatatatatatgtgtgtgtgtgtgatttgaGTAATTTTGAAATATACGACTATATACATGAAGAAGTTGCATGAACTTGAATATAAAAGAATAATGAACATTGAtgttattcaaatttaaacttaaatgtatgcaaaattttcaatacTTACACCTCAGTACCTTATTTCTTTTGTCTCATAAAGTTGTTTTGCTTTTTCTAGAATTATAGTATTAATGGGAAGATACAAAAGAACAATAATTGTATCTGTTAGAGTGAAAATTCACCTTCAATTAGGTAGTTCGTCCAGAGATGCCGATGGAAGATGTTTTCGAAGAAGTGACGTTGGATGATAAGACAAGACTGCAAAAGAGAGGATTGATTGGAGGAGGCACTGGCCTAAGAGTCTTTGATGCTTAAGTTAGGACTCCAAAGAGCTAATATGCATGATGTATAGTGAGCGTATAAACACGTACTAGAAAGTGTATATTTAGTGTACCTCTATATATGGAGACGAGTTTCCTTTATAAGTGTATCTTCTAGTTATTGGTTGTTTGTCAATTAATGTTGTGCATTTATCTTATTAGTTTAATGTGATAGCTGTTATTCATCCATTGGCCAATGCTGGCATTGGATGATACTTATCATTTATTACTCTGATTGAAATGTCTTTTGACTTAATGGGCATGTACCTATTGGGTAACGATTGTTTATTACACTATTAAATGTCTCTATCAGTTACGTTTTTCATTTATTACTGAACAACTAGTGGTGGAAGATGGTCTTCTTATATGGACGATCTTTTAGGTAAGATCATTCATCTATATGGAAGACCTTTTTGATTGTGTACTTGAATATGGAAGACTTTCCTGATTTTTTCTGGTCTAACAATATCCAAAACAATAgaaattagttttaaatttggcATTTTTACATATACATTcctaacaaaattaattaatcaaaccTAAGTGTAGACAAACTAGATGTAAAATAAAAccagttcaaatttttttaattagttattGATTATACAAGAATTTTGTAGCTGGCAATTAATACATTTCCTTTAAGTGTTGGACTTTGATCCGACAAGCCTCTGTTCGAAATGGTCGAGTTGAACATGAGACTAGAACTACCTTGTCGACCTTATCCGTACCAATTTTATTTTCGATTGTACTTGTATTAAAAATAAGCTATGATATGGTTTTATGATTTGTCAACCCTTAAGAAAAATGGGGGAAAGCATgaaaggtaaaaagaaaaagaaaagcttaaTAAACATTAACTTTATCTTTATAAATGAATACATaattttgcaattaaaaaaaaaaaaaaaaaacatatgcaagaatatacatatacacacacaaatatatatcatttgTATAGGAACGGGAATAATTTAGGCTGCTTTCGAAGTCAATCTTGTGTCTATTTTCTTGGCTAATCAAAGTAAAGATCCAAAATAAGATACAAACATATGCAAGAATCCAAATTTCAAAGAATATGTTATCTTATCAGgattaaattttcttcaaatgtCAACGAGCGAATGTATGTATACCATTTTAGTATTTGATATCATGCATGAATTAGGTTGaagaacttcttttttttttttaattttcatctaCCTTTTTCCCCACTTAAATAATTGGCAATTTCATGGAAGCTGCATAAAGAAGGTAACTAGCTAGCTAGTCCTTCACTTACCTTTTGTTGGTGTGGGTGTGTGTTTCAAACacttttattcttatttattttctagccGTTGGAAATTTATGAGTAAAATAGCCGTTGggcaattatgagaaaaatagcCGTTAGGCTTTTAAGGGTTATTAGTAACCAATAACTATAGACTATTATCTTCATAAGTAGCCTATATAATACTCATCATAACACACTTTCTAAAGGGGTCTTTTTTACTACTctatattttagaaatacacAAGTCTACTATCTTTCTCTCCCACATATTTTTTCTACAAGAATATTTGTTCTAAGGAAAGGCAATAGAGGGTTGTTCTTAAACCTTTTGTGAGTGGAACTGCGTACATCACAAAGGTCAACGCTATAGTCTAATCCTGGGGGGTTGTTTGGCCAAGAGAACCAATCGCACCAAGTTTTACTTTAGGTGGCACGAATCAACTTTTAAGGACAACGCTTTCGCAGCATGATTCTATAGTATTGTGAGATTGTTCTaaactcctttttattttatgttcttgCTAATTATTTGAGATATTATGTGATTTTGATTCTCTAATCTAAATCATATGTGAATAATATTATGTAACGTTGTATTGATATGTGAATATCAACTTATTGCATTTGCAATTATGTGATATTATATGTGTattatattttgtgaaattgttttATGTTTATTGAAATCTGATGAACATGAGATTGAAGAAAAATGTATGTATTTTGAGAAATgttttttggaattaaaaaaaaatgttagaaataatttttatgagaaatgagataaaattttattttttggaaaaattctgatagagaaaaaaaaataaatggtgtAGACTTATGGTGAAGGCATCCCTATTGTTAAGTGAGAAAAATGGTGCCATATGATCTTGAATACTCTTTTTGTATGATGAAGACACAAAGATACTACAATTTAATTGAATATTATCTTCCTTGCCAAAGTATTCAAATAATCATTTATGGTTGTgggaaaaagaaattatgaatGATTAAACATTTGTATTATACAATTTTGGTATCATGATgtcaaattttacaaaaaatattaagtatcTTATTCTTGTAAAATTTTGGACATTTCTAAGAGTGGTTTCTAGTAGCTAGAGGCTATCGGCTCTGTGTACAAAAgctattatttttacatttgttGACACAAATATATGAAATCAGAAATtatggaaaataattaaaaatttctttatatataaataataaaatgatccAACTAGTATTTTGGGCTAGTGGATAAGATTTAGTGGGAATAAATATTCCTTTTATCCCCCAAGTACAAGAGTgatattcaaaaattatatatacatatttttattggCTATATGTGTTGTTTTGAGATGGTGGATAggtttttgtgaatttgaaaaaaaaaaaaaaaaaaaaaaaaaaaaaaaaaccttgcaaaTCTATAATAAGAGGAACCAAACTCCTTAGTTTAGTCCATAGCATTTTGGATGATTTAAAACACACAATGATTAGAGGTGGTAAAAGATTTTATGTAATCTTTGTTGATGACCAttctatatttatttaactttgtgTATTAGGAACCAAAGACGAGGTAttggaaatttttataaaatataaaaaatgaagttgAGAATGACATAAGCCTAACTTGGTATACCTCGAATTGTGGGGGTAGTTGGCTAAGATGTTACCCAAATCTAAAATGAGAATACCTTAAAGTTTGTGGGTACTTGCCTAAGGTCATGCTACATGAACCTAAAAGGAGGAaacttgattcttaaatatgtgattgTGTATTTATTGGTTATGTTTGTTATAGTTCATGATATAGAATTATTTTCATCAATAGTGatgtatttagaatttaatacttttgttaaatcttaaaaaatactTTCTTTAAGTATGAGTTtcctttgaaaaataaggaaaatgtgTTTCATGAACCTATTGATACTTCTAATAATCTTGTTGTGATGTGCAAGAATTGAGAAGAAGTAAGCGAACTAGGGAGAAAAAG of Quercus lobata isolate SW786 chromosome 8, ValleyOak3.0 Primary Assembly, whole genome shotgun sequence contains these proteins:
- the LOC115955199 gene encoding non-symbiotic hemoglobin 2, encoding MTAFPPNALRVRELGFTEKQEALVKESWKVMKQNIPEHSLRFFTLILEMAPAVKNMFPFLKDSDEIPKNNPKLKAHAFIVFNMTCNSAIQLREKGQVVLRDVPLKHLGSVHLEKGVVDSHFEVVKEALLGTIKEAVGESWSDEMGGAWGEAYDQLAATIKTQMEEEAAQPQLSSN